Proteins from a genomic interval of Cicer arietinum cultivar CDC Frontier isolate Library 1 unplaced genomic scaffold, Cicar.CDCFrontier_v2.0 Ca_scaffold_5458_v2.0, whole genome shotgun sequence:
- the LOC140919156 gene encoding protein FAR-RED ELONGATED HYPOCOTYL 3-like, translating into MNLHVKRTIQINDDAGVRINKTFQPLVKDAEGHENVTFWEKYVRNYVKVLISYFCQMREQNSDFFYDIDLDDDFHVRNVFWTNARNRVSYEYFGDVVTNFDTTYLTNKYDMPFVVFVCVSNLDV; encoded by the coding sequence ATGAATTTGCATGTGAAGAGAACAATACAAATCAATGATGATGCAGGAGTGAGGATCAACAAGACATTTCAACCTCTTGTTAAAGATGCAGAAGGGCATGAAAATGTAACATTTTGGGAAAAATATGTGAGGAATTATGTTAAGGTCTTGATAAGCTATTTCTGCCAAATGAGGGAACAAAATTCAGACTTCTTCTATGACATAGATTTGGATGACGATTTTCACGTAAGGAATGTGTTTTGGACTAATGCAAGAAATAGAGTTTCTTATGAATACTTTGGAGATGTTGTGACTAATTTTGACACAACATATTTGACTAATAAGTATGACATGCCTTTTGTTGTATTTGTTTGTGTGAGTAACTTGGATGTGTGA